The DNA window AATTCAAGCGGTTGGAATTACTGACTACACGATCGTTGAACTGATTTCACGGAACATTCGTAAGTTGCCGCCCGCAACACAAACGATTCTTCAATTGGCAGCCTGCATAGGGAACCAGTTCAATTTGGATATTCTGGCGATCGTGCATGAAAGCTCTGACTTTGTGACTGCAACACAACTATGGGCAGCCCTGCAAGCCGGGTTAATTCTGCCCTTGTCCCATACCTACAAAGTTCCCCTTGTCTTTGAGGAAGCTGATTCCACCACGCTTAATATCAACGAAATCACCGTTGGTTATCGGTTCTTGCACGATCGGGTGCAGCAGGCAGCCTATTCCCTGATTCCCGAGTCTGAGAAAAAAGCAACGCACTTAAAAATTGGTCAGCTTTTGCTGGAGAACACAACCCCTGAGGCACAAAAAGAAAATATTTTTGCATTAGTTAACCAACTCAATTTTGGCACTGACCTGCTAACAACCCAGGCTGAAAAAGATGAGTTGGCAAAACTCAATCTGATCGCAGGTCAGAAGGCGAAGGCTGCAATGGCTTGCGAAGCAGCCGTAAACTACTTGAATGTAGGTCTTAGTTTGTTAGCCTCAAACAGTTGGCAACAGCAGTATGAATTAACCCTTCTATTTTTTTTAGAAACAGCGGAAGCAGAATATCTCAACACTAACTTTGAACAAGCCAATAGAATTTGTGAACAGGCGCTCATCCAGTCAAAAACCGTGCTAGATACGGCGAAATTCTACGAATTAAAAATTAAGATCTATCTGGCTCAAAACCAAATCAAAGAAGCTTTAGATACTGGACTGCAAGTTTTAGAAATATTAGGGGTTTCCCTGTCTCAAACATCCCCCGAAGCAATCAAAACGGATGAACTGGCGAAGTTGCCAATCATGACGGATGCAGACAAGGTGGCTGCCATGCAAATCTTGAACCTTATATTTGCACCTGCCTGTTTTGGGGACAGCGCAATGGCGATGCCTATTATTTTCACCATGATTGAGCTTTCCAGTAAATACGGAAATTCTCCCCCCTCCGTTTATGCCTACGCAGTTTATGGTGGTGTTATCGCCTGGTCTGTTCCCGATATTGAACTGGCCTATCAACTAGGGGAACTATCCCTGGACATTATGAATAAGCTCAATGCCCAAGAATTTAAATCCAAAGCATTGGTATCAGTTCCAATTAATATTGCCTACAAGAAAAAACATATTCGGGAAACCATTGAATCACTTTATGAAGCCATTGAAAGTGGATTGGAAGTTGGAGATATAGAATTTGCTTGCCACGCGGCTCAATTTTACTGTGACCACCGATTCTTTATTGGTGAACATCTAGAGTCGGTTACCCAAACGCAGTCAAAATACGTTGAGCTAATTAAAAAACTTGAACAACGGCATCAACTGGGATTGGCTCAAATTTGTGCCCAAACCGTTGAAAATTTGCTGGGTCAAGCTGAAGATTGCTGCTGTCTGATCGGAACTTTTTTTGATCAGGAGAAGGCACTTCCTGAATTTCTAGCCATCAATAACATCATCCTGATATTTAATGTTTACTTTTTTCAGGCTTTCCTTTGCTATGTGTTTGAGAAATATTCAGATTCCATTGAGAATGCAAAGTTAGCGATTAATTATGCGGGCTACCTTCAGGCTGAGGTGGTATTTACCCAGCACAACTTTTACTATTCTTTGGCATTGTTAGCCCAATGTCCGATGGTGGGTACTTCAACAGAAGCAGGCGAGAACAGCGAACAACAGCAATGTCTGGAACAGGTTGCCAAGAATCAGCAAATGATGAAATATTGGGCGCAGTATGCGCCCATGAATTTCCAGCACCAGTATGAATTGGTGGAAGCAGAGAGGGCAAGGGTGCAGGGAGATCGGTTAACGGCAATGGAGTATTACGATCGTGCCATTAGCGGAGCCAAAGCCCAGGGGTTTATCCAGCATGAAGCGCTTGCCTATGAACTGGCAGCCAAGTTTTATCTTGCCTGGGGACGGGAAGAAATTGCTCGGACTTATTTGGCAAAAGCCCATAACAGCTATATCCGTTGGGGAGCCGTTGCCAAAGTTAGAGCAATGGAAACCATCTATCCTCAATTGCTCTCTCTTGCATCTGCCAAGCTGGCGGCTGAAGCAAAGAGTACAAAGAATTCTGACACAGTTTCTGTGACAACAACGAGTGGGAAGACAGCGCTCGATTCAACCACGGTGGTCAAAGCTTCTCAGGTACTTGCCAGCGAAATTATCCTGGATAAATTGCTGGAAAAGTTAATTAGAATCGCGATCGAAAACGCTGGTGCCCAAATCGGATTTTTGATTTTGGAAAAAGAGGGTCAGTTGTTTGTGGAAGCCAGGGGGGAAGTGGATGAGGAAGGGGCGATCGTCCGCCAGTCAACCTCCCTGGAAACCACGCACCAGCTACCCATTTCTTTAATCAATTACGTGGTCAGAACCCGCGAGGATATTATTTTAGCGAATGCCACCCGTGAAGGTAGATTTACAACTGATCCTTACATCATTGCAACCCAACCCCAATCGGTTTTATGTACGCCAATTCTGCATCAGGGAAAGCTGATTGGACTGCTTTATCTAGAAAACAATTTGGTAACAGGCACGTTTACCCCAGAGCGTTTGGAAGTTTTGAAACTGCTTTCGGCTCAGGCAGCAATTTCGATTGAAAATGCTCAACTTTATGAAGAGATGGTCGATCTGAATACGAACCTGGCGCGGGAAATTATTGATCGACAACGGGCGGAGGCAGCGCTGCGTGAAAGTGAACAAAAGTTGTCTCAATTTTTAGAAGCTTTACCCGTTGGTGTGTTTGTTGTTGGTGCCAATGGTCAGTCTTACTATGCCAATCAAATGGGGCAGCAAATTCTTGGTAAGGGGATTTTGCCTGAAGTAACAACCGCGCAGCTACCTGAAACCTATCAAGCCTATCAATCAGGTACAGGACAACTTTATCCGATTGAACAGCAACCGATTGTACGCGCCCTCCAGGGTGAGCCTGTAACGATCGATGATATTGAGATTCATCAAACGAACCAGGTGATTCCCCTGGAAGTGTCAGCCAGTCCGATTTTTAATGAGCAGGGTGAGATTGTTTACGCGATCGCAGCATTTCAAGATATTACACAGCGCAAACAGGCGGAAACCGAGCGCATTCAGTTTAACCAGGAACTTGCCCTTAAGAATGCTGCGTTGCAGCAGGCAAGGGATAAATTAGCCGAAATTAACCGCACTCTAGAAGAAAAGGTTAAAGAACGGACTCAGGAACTATCTCAAACGCTGGAAATTTTGAAAGCTACCCAGGCTGAGTTAGTCATTGAAAATGCCCTGCTCAGAAGTACTGAACAGCCCTCAAGTTTTGACTATCAGGTGGGGGGAAGTTTGCCCACGGATGCACCAACTTATGTGGTGCGCCAGGCGGATCGGCATTTATACAAAGCATTAAAAACGGGTGAATTTTGTTATATTTTGAATTCGCGCCAAATGGGCAAATCGAGTTTGCGTGTGCAAATTATGCAACGGCTGAAAGCAGAAGGGTTTGCCTGTACGACGATCGATCTTTCAGAAATTGGGCATCGACAGGTTACTCCAGAGCAGTGGTATGCCGGTTTTATCTACATGCTGGTGAATGGATTTGATCTGGTCGATCGGATCAATATCCGTAGCTGGTGGCAGGAACATGCTTTTCTTTCCCCGATTCAGATTCTGAGTGAATTTATTGAGCGTGTCTTGCTTGAACACGTTTCCCAAAAAATGGTCATCTTCGTTGATGAAATTGACAGTGTGCTGAATCTAGATTTTGAAATGGATGACTTCTTTATTCTGATCCGCAGTTGCTATAACAAACGGGCAGATGATCCGAAATATAGCCGTTTGAGTTTTGTTTTATTGGGAGTAGCAACACCAACCCAATTGATTCAAGATAGAACTTGTACGCCATTCAATATTGGTCAAGCCATTCAACTGAATGGTTTCCAGCCTCACGAAGCCCAACCCCTGCTGCAAGGATTGATGGGTAAAGTGAGCAATCCCCAGGCTGTGCTGAAGGAAGTTTTGAATTGGACGGGTGGGCAGCCATTTTTAACCCAAAAGCTTTGTAAACTCATTCACCATGCTGCCGCTTCCCTTCCCGCAAATCATGAAGCAGAATGGATAGAATCTCTGGTGCGATCGCAAATGATTGAAAATTGGGAATCACAGGATGAGCCAGAACATCTGAGGACAATCCGCGATCGTCTGTTACGCGATCGTACATTGGCAGGTTCACTATTACAGATGTATCAACAAATTCTGCAAGGAGAAGTTGTATTTGACGATAGTGCCGCCCAAAAAGAGCTACTTCTATCCGGTTTGGTGACGAAGCAAACGAAAACCGCGTTGCCTTCTATGCCCATCCTCACAATCAGCAACCCGATTTATCAAGCTGTCTTTAGTCAACAGTGGGTAACCTCACATCTTGCAGCCGTGTCAGAAACCGAATTGCTCAACCTTGGCTCAACCTGAAACCCCTGGTTTTTCGTTTAGAAACCTGATTTTTCCAAGGTTTGTGGAGAATGGTGCAAGATTTCAGTGAACCAAATTTCCCAGAAACGCTACTCCTGGAGATTAACACCAAACCACTTCTGGTAGATGGCTTGATAGGTGCCATTTTCTTTCAGGGTCAGGATTGCCTGATTAATGGGTTTACGGTAAGGGCTGTTTTTGGGCATCACGATCGCGTAAAACTGCTCTCGAAATGGGGTTCCTACGATGCGAACCTTGCCTTTATTTTCTTGAGACGCATAGTAGAGCAATAGGGGGGCAGGTGCAATGAAAGCATCCACTTTCCCATCCAGCAACGCCTGGTAGGCTTGTTCGGGTTCGGGAAATTCTGTTACTTCCGAAATGTACTGTTTCTGCAAATAACCAAGGATTGTGCTGTCTGTGATAATGGCAACTGGACGGTTTTGCAAATCCCTTAATTGCCGAATATTCCCTTGTAATTCCTGAACTGTTAATTCAGCGGTAATGGCGGCTGTAAAATACGCGACAAAGACAATGCCGATAAAAAACCAGAATAACCCTACTAACTTTCCCAGAGAACCTCTAGGCATCGTCACATCTTGCCCAATCAGCGCTAAGATTGTCCACCAAAGTGCCTGAAAAATGCCGGGTATG is part of the Kovacikia minuta CCNUW1 genome and encodes:
- a CDS encoding AAA family ATPase, coding for MITLPGYEILEKIHESSRTAVYRGYCQQRQQLVIIKILSAEYPTLEEITHLRHEYLIPGDLNCEGVVKPYSLEPYQNGYALVLEDFDGESLKEVLSSAPLSLPVCLEIAIALAHTLETLHQAHIIHKDIKPSNIITNLGTNQVKLTDFGIASRLSQESQIPQNPNLIEGTLTYMSPEQTGRMNRSIDYRTDFYSLGITLYEMLTGNVPFTSPDPMELVHCHIAKQPLPLTQARRERADLDASAQSNEGSEQDAEMTRHGDGKNSKLTQNSKLKTQNSLSQTPLSRDAVPEVVSNIVMKLLAKNAEDRYQNAAGLRFDLETCLRQLQTTGTIKNFTLGTRDYGSQLLIPQKLYGREQEVAALMAAFERVSGGMRDGGGGMTTPHTLRPIPSRSELMLVTGYSGIGKTSIVHEVHKPIVEARGYFIAGKFDQFKRSIPYAALIQAFQELIRQLLTESEVQIARWKAKLLDALGVNGQVIIDVIPEVELILGSQPEVPDVGSAEAQNRFNRIFQQFVSVFCQDEHPLVIFLDDLQWADLASLKLIQLLTTDDSRRYLLLIGAYRDNEVTPTHPLVQMLEKIQATGAVINTITVGPLQSHHTIELVAETLNESIGSTRITPLAELVFNKTQGNPFFITQLLKTLYAESLLLYQVDTDSWQWDIQQIQAVGITDYTIVELISRNIRKLPPATQTILQLAACIGNQFNLDILAIVHESSDFVTATQLWAALQAGLILPLSHTYKVPLVFEEADSTTLNINEITVGYRFLHDRVQQAAYSLIPESEKKATHLKIGQLLLENTTPEAQKENIFALVNQLNFGTDLLTTQAEKDELAKLNLIAGQKAKAAMACEAAVNYLNVGLSLLASNSWQQQYELTLLFFLETAEAEYLNTNFEQANRICEQALIQSKTVLDTAKFYELKIKIYLAQNQIKEALDTGLQVLEILGVSLSQTSPEAIKTDELAKLPIMTDADKVAAMQILNLIFAPACFGDSAMAMPIIFTMIELSSKYGNSPPSVYAYAVYGGVIAWSVPDIELAYQLGELSLDIMNKLNAQEFKSKALVSVPINIAYKKKHIRETIESLYEAIESGLEVGDIEFACHAAQFYCDHRFFIGEHLESVTQTQSKYVELIKKLEQRHQLGLAQICAQTVENLLGQAEDCCCLIGTFFDQEKALPEFLAINNIILIFNVYFFQAFLCYVFEKYSDSIENAKLAINYAGYLQAEVVFTQHNFYYSLALLAQCPMVGTSTEAGENSEQQQCLEQVAKNQQMMKYWAQYAPMNFQHQYELVEAERARVQGDRLTAMEYYDRAISGAKAQGFIQHEALAYELAAKFYLAWGREEIARTYLAKAHNSYIRWGAVAKVRAMETIYPQLLSLASAKLAAEAKSTKNSDTVSVTTTSGKTALDSTTVVKASQVLASEIILDKLLEKLIRIAIENAGAQIGFLILEKEGQLFVEARGEVDEEGAIVRQSTSLETTHQLPISLINYVVRTREDIILANATREGRFTTDPYIIATQPQSVLCTPILHQGKLIGLLYLENNLVTGTFTPERLEVLKLLSAQAAISIENAQLYEEMVDLNTNLAREIIDRQRAEAALRESEQKLSQFLEALPVGVFVVGANGQSYYANQMGQQILGKGILPEVTTAQLPETYQAYQSGTGQLYPIEQQPIVRALQGEPVTIDDIEIHQTNQVIPLEVSASPIFNEQGEIVYAIAAFQDITQRKQAETERIQFNQELALKNAALQQARDKLAEINRTLEEKVKERTQELSQTLEILKATQAELVIENALLRSTEQPSSFDYQVGGSLPTDAPTYVVRQADRHLYKALKTGEFCYILNSRQMGKSSLRVQIMQRLKAEGFACTTIDLSEIGHRQVTPEQWYAGFIYMLVNGFDLVDRINIRSWWQEHAFLSPIQILSEFIERVLLEHVSQKMVIFVDEIDSVLNLDFEMDDFFILIRSCYNKRADDPKYSRLSFVLLGVATPTQLIQDRTCTPFNIGQAIQLNGFQPHEAQPLLQGLMGKVSNPQAVLKEVLNWTGGQPFLTQKLCKLIHHAAASLPANHEAEWIESLVRSQMIENWESQDEPEHLRTIRDRLLRDRTLAGSLLQMYQQILQGEVVFDDSAAQKELLLSGLVTKQTKTALPSMPILTISNPIYQAVFSQQWVTSHLAAVSETELLNLGST